Proteins encoded by one window of Thalassoroseus pseudoceratinae:
- the rpsB gene encoding 30S ribosomal protein S2: protein MPDINVQDILESGVHYGHRTSRWNPKMRPYIYGRRNLIHIIDIKETVRGLLRAQKYLSQVSAQGSLVLFVGTKRQAADPVREAAEACGMPYVTERWLGGTLTNFRTIRGRLQRLEELEQLEQSGELASYSKKMQSTLMREYKKIYRNLNGIRHMNRMPEALVVIDPNKEKNAVREAHIIGAKIVGLIDTDSDPDTVDLPIPGNDDSIRSIRLMLDYLTDSIKRGKGPQAEKPKSEADEPRPVPSL, encoded by the coding sequence ATGCCGGATATTAACGTCCAAGACATCCTCGAATCAGGCGTCCACTACGGTCACCGCACAAGCCGTTGGAACCCCAAGATGCGACCTTATATCTATGGTCGCCGAAACCTGATTCACATCATCGACATCAAAGAAACCGTCCGAGGCTTGTTGCGAGCCCAGAAGTATCTTTCGCAAGTATCCGCCCAAGGCAGTTTGGTTCTGTTCGTCGGAACGAAACGTCAAGCAGCCGACCCAGTCCGTGAAGCAGCGGAAGCCTGCGGCATGCCCTACGTGACCGAACGCTGGCTCGGTGGCACACTGACGAACTTCCGTACGATTCGTGGACGATTGCAACGCTTGGAAGAGTTGGAGCAACTCGAGCAAAGCGGTGAATTGGCTTCGTACTCGAAAAAGATGCAATCGACGCTGATGCGTGAGTACAAGAAGATCTATCGGAACCTGAACGGCATTCGGCATATGAATCGTATGCCGGAAGCCTTGGTTGTGATCGATCCGAATAAGGAAAAGAACGCAGTCCGCGAAGCCCACATCATCGGCGCGAAGATTGTCGGTCTCATCGATACCGATAGCGATCCTGATACCGTCGACTTGCCGATCCCCGGCAACGACGACAGCATTCGATCCATCCGTCTGATGCTGGATTACCTGACCGATTCGATCAAACGGGGCAAAGGACCACAGGCTGAAAAGCCAAAATCAGAGGCAGACGAACCTCGTCCGGTTCCTTCCCTCTAA
- a CDS encoding phosphatase PAP2 family protein: protein MIILKWIRSAATWLGGREPVVLLAFFSILMATWSFIALASEVIEGDTETFDVQIVRAMRQADDPSIPIGPKWVQETGRDATALGGVAWLVFFTLVLTGYMWLDRKQHMAIFLLLASGSGMCVSFLLKWMFSRPRPDVVPHLSHTSTSSFPSGHSMMSAVVYLTLGTLLATVVPRARLKIYILVVAASLSIIVGVSRVYLGVHYPTDVFAGWAAGLIWALTCWMIARRLQKRGTVESETASDSPKTPDILSMNSTSVDPTHRDS, encoded by the coding sequence ATGATCATATTGAAATGGATTCGATCGGCAGCGACGTGGTTGGGAGGACGCGAACCCGTTGTTCTTCTGGCGTTCTTTTCGATTCTGATGGCAACGTGGAGTTTTATCGCGTTGGCGTCGGAAGTCATTGAGGGAGACACCGAAACCTTCGATGTGCAGATCGTACGTGCAATGCGTCAGGCGGACGATCCATCCATACCGATCGGCCCTAAATGGGTTCAGGAAACCGGTCGGGACGCCACTGCGTTGGGCGGCGTGGCATGGCTCGTCTTTTTCACGTTGGTTCTTACCGGATACATGTGGCTAGACCGCAAACAACACATGGCGATCTTTTTGCTTCTGGCTTCCGGATCAGGAATGTGTGTGAGTTTTCTCCTGAAGTGGATGTTCTCCCGTCCTCGGCCTGATGTTGTCCCGCACTTGTCACATACGTCAACCAGCAGCTTCCCGAGTGGTCACTCCATGATGTCCGCGGTTGTCTACCTGACATTAGGTACGCTGCTGGCCACGGTTGTGCCGCGAGCCCGATTGAAAATCTACATTTTGGTCGTGGCCGCAAGTCTCTCGATCATCGTGGGTGTGAGCCGGGTCTATCTCGGCGTGCACTATCCAACCGATGTCTTTGCAGGTTGGGCGGCCGGTTTGATTTGGGCGCTCACGTGCTGGATGATCGCCCGCCGCTTGCAGAAACGAGGAACCGTCGAATCCGAAACCGCGAGCGACTCTCCCAAGACTCCAGATATTTTGAGCATGAACTCAACGTCTGTTGACCCAACCCACCGCGATTCCTGA
- a CDS encoding calcineurin-like phosphoesterase C-terminal domain-containing protein: MRFVAIFIVPLITVMAFVGGVAQSEPKSENEPVQKARGVVFHDENMNGSYDEGEKTLADIRVSNGRDIVKTDEHGRYELPVGQDTIVFVVKPRSWRTPLSEDNLPRFYYIHKPKGSPKSKFPGVEPTGPLPESIDFPLYPQDEPEEFQAIMFGDPQPRNQEEVDFITHDVIEELVGTNAAFGVTLGDITFDNLSLFESQAQAIAVLGIPWYNVIGNHDINYDARHDRQSDETFERVFGPSYYSFDYGPVHFLVLDDIEWIIEGNGRGRYRGGLGAAQMEFIRKDLELIPDDQLVVLMMHIPLVNVRDRHELYRLIEQRPFSMSISAHEHIHRHVYIDGKDGWRGPKPHHHVVNVTVSGSWWSGAKDERGIPHTQMADGAPNGYSIVTFNGQSYEFEFRAAGRSANYQMQIHAPESVETAKLSKTDVFANVFNGSKKTKVELRVCTRPGSANRTERPWNIMTHTAERDPKYVETYENEKLLPAKNWRDMPKPKNSTHLWKSTLPANLEPGLHVLEVRATEANGRTFESRRLFRVIQSESVSE, from the coding sequence ATGCGATTCGTCGCGATTTTCATTGTCCCATTGATCACCGTCATGGCATTCGTGGGAGGCGTGGCCCAATCGGAGCCGAAGTCCGAGAATGAACCCGTTCAGAAAGCCCGCGGCGTTGTTTTCCACGACGAAAACATGAACGGATCGTACGATGAGGGCGAAAAAACCTTGGCGGACATCCGTGTTTCCAATGGCCGGGACATCGTCAAGACGGACGAACACGGACGATACGAATTGCCGGTTGGTCAAGATACGATCGTGTTCGTGGTCAAACCACGTAGCTGGAGAACTCCGCTATCCGAGGACAATCTGCCGCGGTTCTATTACATCCATAAGCCGAAGGGGTCCCCGAAGTCCAAATTCCCTGGTGTCGAACCAACCGGGCCGTTGCCGGAATCGATCGACTTCCCGTTGTATCCCCAAGACGAACCCGAGGAATTCCAAGCCATCATGTTTGGTGATCCACAACCACGGAACCAAGAGGAAGTGGATTTCATCACGCACGACGTGATCGAGGAACTCGTTGGAACGAATGCCGCATTCGGTGTCACGCTGGGCGATATCACTTTCGACAACCTTTCGCTGTTCGAATCGCAGGCACAAGCAATCGCCGTGTTGGGAATTCCGTGGTACAACGTGATTGGCAATCACGATATCAACTACGATGCCCGACACGATCGGCAAAGCGACGAAACCTTCGAACGGGTGTTTGGACCGTCATACTACTCGTTCGATTACGGCCCGGTTCACTTCCTTGTCCTCGATGACATCGAATGGATCATCGAAGGCAATGGACGCGGACGGTACCGGGGTGGGTTGGGTGCTGCACAGATGGAGTTCATCCGCAAAGACTTAGAGTTGATCCCGGATGACCAACTCGTGGTGCTGATGATGCATATTCCGTTGGTCAACGTCCGCGACCGTCACGAATTGTATCGGCTCATCGAGCAACGTCCGTTCTCCATGTCGATTTCCGCCCACGAACACATCCACCGCCATGTCTACATCGATGGCAAAGACGGCTGGCGTGGCCCCAAGCCGCACCATCACGTGGTCAACGTGACTGTCTCTGGAAGTTGGTGGAGCGGTGCGAAAGACGAACGTGGCATTCCACACACGCAAATGGCGGATGGGGCTCCGAACGGTTACTCGATTGTGACCTTCAATGGTCAATCATACGAATTCGAGTTCCGTGCAGCGGGGCGGTCGGCAAATTATCAAATGCAAATCCACGCACCGGAGAGCGTCGAAACGGCAAAGCTTTCCAAAACCGACGTCTTTGCAAACGTTTTCAATGGTTCGAAAAAAACGAAGGTGGAACTACGAGTTTGCACACGACCTGGTTCGGCTAACCGCACCGAGCGGCCATGGAACATCATGACGCATACCGCGGAGCGTGATCCCAAGTACGTTGAGACTTACGAGAACGAAAAGCTGTTGCCGGCGAAGAACTGGCGAGACATGCCCAAGCCGAAAAACTCGACTCACTTGTGGAAATCGACTTTGCCTGCCAATCTGGAACCAGGACTGCACGTGCTGGAAGTCCGTGCGACCGAAGCGAACGGCCGCACCTTTGAAAGTCGGCGTTTGTTCCGAGTCATCCAGTCCGAATCAGTCAGTGAGTAA
- the pyrH gene encoding UMP kinase has protein sequence MPEEAQSSSPYQRVLLKLSGESFCRSNGSGISMSEIESICTQIKGVVEKGIQLAIVCGGGNILRGGEFSQTNSIVAESTAHYMGMLATVINGLALQDALESFEVPTRLQSAIPMQNVAEPFIRRRCVRHLEKGRVVILAAGTGSPFVTTDTAAALRARELDADVVLKATRVDGVFSDDPEKNPHAVRYSDISYTEVLQQDLKVMDAQAIHHCKEHNIPIIVFNYGREGNIQRVISGERIGTRVLRSEDIQKD, from the coding sequence ATGCCCGAGGAAGCCCAGTCATCAAGTCCGTATCAGCGGGTGCTGCTGAAACTCAGCGGCGAAAGTTTTTGTCGCTCGAACGGCAGCGGCATCAGTATGAGCGAAATTGAGTCGATCTGCACTCAAATCAAGGGTGTTGTCGAGAAGGGCATCCAACTGGCAATCGTTTGCGGTGGAGGAAACATTCTTCGTGGCGGCGAATTCTCGCAGACGAATTCGATCGTCGCCGAATCCACCGCACACTACATGGGCATGTTGGCAACCGTCATCAATGGCCTGGCGTTGCAAGATGCGTTAGAGAGTTTCGAAGTTCCAACGCGACTTCAATCCGCAATCCCAATGCAAAACGTGGCCGAGCCGTTTATTCGACGACGCTGCGTTCGACATCTGGAAAAAGGTCGCGTCGTGATCTTGGCCGCCGGAACTGGCAGCCCGTTCGTGACCACCGATACCGCCGCTGCCCTGCGTGCTCGAGAACTGGATGCCGACGTGGTTCTCAAGGCCACTCGCGTGGATGGCGTTTTCTCGGATGACCCTGAGAAGAACCCGCATGCGGTTCGTTACTCGGATATCTCCTACACCGAAGTGCTTCAACAAGACCTCAAAGTGATGGACGCCCAAGCAATCCATCACTGCAAGGAACACAACATCCCGATCATCGTCTTCAATTATGGACGCGAAGGGAACATCCAGCGGGTGATCTCCGGAGAACGCATCGGTACTCGGGTCTTGCGATCCGAGGACATTCAAAAGGACTAA
- the tsf gene encoding translation elongation factor Ts, whose translation MPQVTAAAVKALREKTDLPMMDCKKALVEADGDEEKAIQILRDSYEKVKVKRADNETSEGRIFTVIKDDGSAGALVEIQCESAPVAGGEDLKNFGTQCVEQLLNGPGATSAEELLSQPAPGADGKTLNEVYEEMVNKIREKIVVSGVARVEGPVGAYVHHDGKTGVLFQATGEKANAEVLRDVAMHIAAMRPQYTTVEDVDASVVEAEKNRLSEEAKATGKPENIIEKIVDGQMKKFYAEQGVLEWQPFAKEDTKTVSQALAEHGLKAKTFHASRVSG comes from the coding sequence ATGCCTCAAGTGACCGCCGCCGCCGTGAAAGCGCTGCGGGAAAAGACCGACTTGCCGATGATGGACTGCAAAAAAGCGTTGGTCGAAGCCGATGGCGATGAGGAAAAAGCCATCCAAATTTTGCGTGACAGTTACGAGAAGGTCAAAGTCAAACGCGCTGACAACGAGACGTCCGAAGGCCGAATCTTCACCGTTATCAAAGATGACGGAAGTGCCGGGGCGTTGGTCGAAATTCAGTGCGAGAGTGCTCCTGTCGCTGGTGGCGAAGACCTCAAAAACTTCGGAACTCAGTGTGTCGAGCAACTCTTGAATGGTCCGGGAGCAACATCCGCCGAGGAATTGCTCTCGCAACCGGCCCCCGGAGCTGACGGCAAGACGCTCAACGAAGTCTACGAGGAAATGGTCAACAAGATCCGCGAGAAAATCGTGGTTTCCGGAGTCGCCCGAGTGGAGGGTCCGGTTGGCGCATACGTCCATCACGACGGTAAAACTGGCGTGTTGTTCCAAGCAACAGGCGAAAAGGCCAACGCTGAGGTCCTTCGCGATGTCGCGATGCACATCGCTGCGATGCGGCCGCAATACACCACCGTCGAAGACGTTGATGCTTCCGTGGTCGAGGCTGAAAAGAATCGGTTGTCCGAAGAAGCCAAAGCCACTGGCAAGCCAGAGAACATCATCGAGAAAATCGTTGATGGTCAAATGAAAAAGTTCTACGCTGAGCAAGGCGTGCTGGAATGGCAACCATTTGCTAAGGAAGACACCAAAACGGTCAGTCAAGCCTTGGCAGAACATGGTCTCAAAGCCAAAACATTCCATGCCAGCCGAGTCAGTGGATAA